The DNA sequence ATCTGTTCTTTGAAAACAACATTCACAGACGTGAATGCAACCCACGACAGAAAGCCCACAGCGATAGCGGCCATGCCAATCTGTGTCAGTGGTGACAGTGAGATAAACTGCACATGTCCATGACTTCGCAGATAAATCTGACGCTCTGCATACAGGTGGGCGACCACTACGCGCGCCCTATCCATCAATCTTGAGATGGTTTCAATCATGCCCCTCGACAACCCCTTGTAACCCCACAGGCAAACTAGGACGCAATTCCATCCTATATTGACAAAGATTTCAACAGATGGACCTTAACATATCGTATTAACCTTAAAGCTCACGCGACAAAAATGAGTTTTCCACACCCAAATCTCTACCTGAAATTTGGAATCTCTGAATCTCGCGGAGATGAGGCCAGTTGCAATGAGCGTGGTAAGGAATTCAGGACTATTTGGGGGGCTTGGCAAGCGGCTCGTAAAGGCCGGCAGTCAGGCCTGCCGCTGCTCTTGCGGCGTCGTTGAACGGGCGCTTCAGGTCACCCTTGAAATAGCGCCGGACCAGATCGTGGAAGGTGGCTTCCGCATCAAGCTTCTGAGTGGCGATTTCTGAGGCAAACCAACGGCTTCCCGCTGCCACATGGCCCTTTTCATCCTCGTAGATGATGCGGAGTATCTCGGCACTCGCCTGGTCGCCAGCACGGATGAGCTTGTCGATCATCGGCGGTGTAACATCCAGGCCACGTGCTTCCAGCACCATCGGCACCACAGCCAATCGGGCCAGAAGGTCATGCCGCGTGGCGAAAGCGGCATCCCAAAGCCCGTCATGGGCAGGCAGGTCCCCATAAGTGCCCGATAGCGCTTTAAGCCGATCGTTTAAGAGGTTGAAATGCTTACCTTCTTCGCTTCCGACATTGATCCAGTCAGAGGTAAAGTCTCGGGGCTGGCACCGCCCAAAGCGGGCCACCATATCGAAGGCCAGATCGATCGCATTCAGCTCAATATGGGCGAGTGAATGTAAGAGGGCGAAGCGACCTTTTTCACCACCTGCGCGTCTGCGGGGCATATCCCGTGGCAGGCGAAGTTCAGGTCGTGCTGGACGCGCAGGCCGGTCCAATGGCGATGCATGGCCAAAAGCGAAGCTTAGCGATCCTGCAGCCCATGCAGCCCCAACTTTTTGTGCCAGATCAGCCTTCGCATCAGCATTGGCTGTCTGAAGTACCGATAGAGCTGCCTCGCTGACTGTGGCGAACGGCAATGTGTCTCGTGTGGGCGGCATCTAGAGCGCCTTCGCAGCCTCTAGAACGTCGTCTGCATGCCCTTTCACCCGAACTTTTGGCCAGATTTTCGCGATTTTTCCCTCAGCATTGATCAGGATGGTTGATCTCACGATCCCCATAAAGACTTTGCCGTAGAGCTTCTTTTCTTGCCAGACGCCGTATTTTTCCAGCATCGCACCGCTTTCGTCAGAAGCGAGGGTTACGGTCAAATCGTGTTTTGCTTTGAACTTGTCATGTCGCTCAACACTGTCTTTGGAAACACCAATCACCACTGTATTTGCCTTCTTGAAGGCCGCGCCGTGTGCTGAAAAATCGATGGCTTCCGTTGTGCAGCCAGGGGTCATGTCTTTTGGATAGAAATAGACCACAACATTCTGGCCCTTGAGGTCTGCCAGGCGGATTTTGCCGCCGCCATCGGTCGGGAGGGAAAAGGCGGGGGCTTTCAAGCCCTCTTTAAGCTCTTTGGCCATATTTTCAGGTCTCTTTCATGAGAAGCGTCAGCAAATGGGGACTGCCGCGAATAGGGAGGCTCAATTCTTCGTCAATTTCATCGGCAGAAACTAGCGGAGTTTGAGATATTTCAACACCTTGGTGCCATATTTATGAGACATCAAAGGAAAGAGTCGATAGGCACCTTGATGGTGAAGGCCATAGGCGTCTTTGACGGGATGATTGGGCGCTCTGAGGCTGCCGGCTGATCTACCCAGCGAGACTAAGCAGCGAGAATGAGGCGGTATTAGATTTGATCCGGCCAGCGGTCAAATATGGACTGGAAGCGCTCGGCGTCCTTGTGACGGCGACGACGGTCCTGCTCGCTTTGCTTGTCTGGCGTTTGGCCGCTGGGCCAGTTCCGCTCAGTTTCCTCAATGAGACAATCCTGGAACAGGCCAACGCGGAGCTGCAGCAGGGAAGGCTGACGCTGCAAGACACGATGCTGCTTTGGGTTCCTGAGGACCGACAGCTGGTGATCAGCCTTTTAGGCGCTGAACTTCATGACGCAGCAGACGAACCGGTGGTCACGGTCCCTGAAATCCGAATTGACCTGAGAGCTCGATCACTGCTCCGCGGAAATGTAGCGTTGCAAAGTGTGGAACTGGTTGGCGTCAGCGCAGCGATTGTGCGCAGACCAGACACCGGTGTCCAACTGTCGCTTACTGACGACCCTGATCAGGCGGACGCTGAAGCGTTGATCAGTCTTGAAGACGTGATGACGCAACTGGCAGCACCTCCAAGCGAGGAAGGACTTCTGGGCGAGCTGCAGTCCTTTGGTATTCGCAGCGGTTCCTTGCGCTTCATCGACAAAGTGAACCAGGTGGAGTGGAAAACAGATGATGCAACCCTTGAGCTGAGCAGAAGCCTTGACGGTGTAACGGCCTACCTTGATGCAGAGCTCTTTGCTGGTGAAGCACG is a window from the Rhodobiaceae bacterium genome containing:
- the bcp gene encoding putative peroxiredoxin bcp; this translates as MAKELKEGLKAPAFSLPTDGGGKIRLADLKGQNVVVYFYPKDMTPGCTTEAIDFSAHGAAFKKANTVVIGVSKDSVERHDKFKAKHDLTVTLASDESGAMLEKYGVWQEKKLYGKVFMGIVRSTILINAEGKIAKIWPKVRVKGHADDVLEAAKAL
- a CDS encoding hypothetical protein (protein of unknown function (DUF455)), whose protein sequence is MPPTRDTLPFATVSEAALSVLQTANADAKADLAQKVGAAWAAGSLSFAFGHASPLDRPARPARPELRLPRDMPRRRAGGEKGRFALLHSLAHIELNAIDLAFDMVARFGRCQPRDFTSDWINVGSEEGKHFNLLNDRLKALSGTYGDLPAHDGLWDAAFATRHDLLARLAVVPMVLEARGLDVTPPMIDKLIRAGDQASAEILRIIYEDEKGHVAAGSRWFASEIATQKLDAEATFHDLVRRYFKGDLKRPFNDAARAAAGLTAGLYEPLAKPPK